One Echinicola strongylocentroti DNA window includes the following coding sequences:
- a CDS encoding inositol oxygenase family protein — protein sequence MKNLKDISDKNPLKSIEDWEKDLLERYPDPSDHDKSKEQYRNYNDGSRQDTVKEFYKLNHQYQTYDFVVKKEEEFLQFNKKEMGFWEAVDFLNTLVDDSDPDTDLDQLQHLLQTSEAIRADGHPDWFVLTGFIHDFGKVLCLFGEPQWAVVGDTFPVGCQFSDKIVFPEFFDLNPDQHNPELNTKYGLYSPNCGLDNVKMSWGHDEYLYQMVKDHLPEQALYMIRYHSFYAQHKENAYDHLLSDHDKKLFEWVHKFNPYDLYSKVPVPPDAKALRPYYEDLVAKYLPNTLKF from the coding sequence ATGAAGAATTTAAAAGACATATCTGATAAGAATCCATTGAAAAGTATTGAAGACTGGGAAAAGGACTTGCTGGAGCGCTACCCAGACCCCTCTGACCATGACAAATCAAAGGAGCAATACCGAAATTATAATGATGGAAGCCGACAAGACACCGTGAAGGAGTTTTATAAGCTCAACCACCAATACCAGACCTATGATTTTGTGGTCAAAAAAGAGGAAGAATTCCTACAGTTCAATAAAAAAGAAATGGGTTTCTGGGAGGCGGTTGATTTTCTGAACACCCTCGTAGATGATTCTGACCCCGATACAGATTTGGACCAGTTGCAGCACCTGCTCCAGACCTCTGAAGCCATCCGTGCAGATGGCCATCCAGATTGGTTTGTGTTGACTGGTTTTATCCATGATTTTGGCAAGGTACTATGTCTCTTCGGGGAGCCTCAATGGGCTGTGGTGGGCGACACTTTTCCCGTGGGATGCCAGTTTTCGGACAAAATTGTTTTCCCGGAGTTTTTTGACCTCAACCCCGATCAGCATAACCCTGAACTGAACACCAAGTATGGCCTATACAGTCCCAATTGCGGCCTGGATAATGTAAAAATGTCTTGGGGACATGATGAATACCTTTATCAGATGGTAAAAGACCACTTGCCCGAACAAGCCCTCTATATGATCCGGTATCACTCCTTCTATGCCCAGCATAAAGAAAATGCCTATGACCACTTACTGAGCGATCATGACAAGAAGCTGTTTGAATGGGTCCATAAATTCAATCCCTATGACCTGTATTCCAAAGTACCCGTTCCCCCTGATGCCAAAGCCTTAAGGCCTTACTACGAGGATCTAGT
- a CDS encoding RagB/SusD family nutrient uptake outer membrane protein — protein MRKTYICLLAVLTFAVSSCNDWLELQPENNQVSDEYWTNKEEVEAVLGAGYVRLRETMEQQLVWGEMRGNGLTTGSGAISADIFRINQWDILPGNDFVKWDKFYQVINYANMVIKYAPEVVEKDPSFNENVMQSYLSEAYFLRGLAYFYLVRNFRDVPLITEPYMDDQTAFEVAKSPSNEILQQIKMDLEGAVEYAKEVAPTVWETKGRATKWSIYATLADVYLWTEEYDKAVAACDAVINSGQLGLLEGVVNNNNNWYRIFSEGNTNEGIFEVQFDFDKSQTNNLVSWFGTNQRYNVTEHTVSLFADSDEDIRGEGSSYLDGDFSVWKYLGSEAETGIPRTYSDQNWIIYRIAEIYLMKAEAMVMKGAGSYDQAVELINQVRERAQISAPVSAVSTELEMLELVMEERGREFVGEGKNWYDILRVASRNDYEYKDYLITQVLLTAPASSAPIIRSKLLDVNSHYLPIHLDELAANRLLEQNPYYDNLN, from the coding sequence ATGAGAAAGACATATATATGCTTACTGGCAGTATTAACATTTGCCGTCAGTTCATGTAACGATTGGCTGGAATTGCAGCCAGAGAACAATCAGGTCAGTGACGAATACTGGACCAATAAAGAAGAAGTAGAGGCCGTCCTGGGTGCTGGTTACGTACGGCTTCGCGAGACGATGGAACAGCAGTTGGTATGGGGCGAAATGCGAGGAAATGGCCTTACCACCGGCAGTGGAGCCATATCGGCCGATATCTTCAGAATCAACCAATGGGACATCCTTCCCGGTAATGACTTTGTCAAATGGGACAAGTTTTACCAAGTGATCAATTACGCAAACATGGTCATCAAGTATGCTCCTGAGGTAGTGGAGAAGGATCCTTCCTTCAATGAAAACGTGATGCAATCTTACCTTTCGGAGGCCTATTTCCTCAGGGGATTGGCGTATTTCTATTTGGTCAGAAACTTCCGGGACGTCCCCTTGATCACGGAGCCTTATATGGATGACCAGACTGCTTTTGAGGTAGCGAAGTCACCTTCCAATGAGATTTTACAGCAAATTAAAATGGACCTGGAAGGTGCTGTGGAATACGCCAAGGAAGTGGCGCCCACCGTATGGGAAACCAAAGGCCGTGCGACCAAATGGTCGATTTATGCCACCCTAGCCGATGTTTACTTGTGGACTGAAGAGTATGACAAGGCCGTAGCGGCCTGTGATGCAGTGATCAACAGTGGTCAACTGGGTCTTTTGGAAGGCGTGGTCAATAACAATAACAATTGGTACCGCATCTTCAGCGAAGGAAATACCAACGAAGGGATTTTTGAAGTACAGTTTGACTTTGACAAGAGTCAGACCAATAACCTGGTCTCCTGGTTTGGGACTAACCAACGGTATAATGTCACCGAACACACCGTTAGCTTGTTTGCCGATTCGGATGAAGATATCCGGGGAGAAGGATCCAGTTATTTGGACGGGGATTTCAGTGTTTGGAAGTACTTGGGTTCGGAAGCAGAGACAGGCATTCCAAGAACCTATAGTGACCAAAACTGGATCATTTACCGCATTGCTGAAATTTACCTGATGAAGGCAGAGGCCATGGTCATGAAAGGTGCGGGCAGCTATGATCAAGCCGTCGAGCTGATCAATCAGGTACGTGAGCGCGCCCAGATATCAGCACCGGTGTCTGCAGTATCCACGGAGTTGGAGATGCTGGAACTGGTCATGGAAGAGCGGGGAAGGGAGTTTGTCGGAGAAGGCAAAAACTGGTACGATATCCTTCGCGTGGCGAGCAGAAACGACTATGAGTACAAGGATTACCTGATCACACAGGTATTGCTGACGGCTCCTGCGAGTTCCGCTCCCATTATCCGCTCCAAACTACTGGATGTGAACAGCCATTACCTGCCCATTCATCTTGATGAGTTGGCCGCCAACAGGCTGTTGGAGCAAAATCCCTATTATGATAACCTAAACTAA
- a CDS encoding fasciclin domain-containing protein, whose protein sequence is MNIKNNAIIYLVGLVMALVSCSDPYEDTTFTAYEELPISLLLESQPEKFSMWVALMRHADMYNTLNLKSTYTVFAPTNDGVQEYLDANGWADVTDIPKEDATYLVKYHTINQVKIGQSQFENGVINDRNATDDNLSIEFREGGLNAIYLNGASRIVDLDIEATNGIIHGLEDVLVPVTATIMDRLGDERFSIFREAVEAVGRTDMLNTIVIEETDVTGNPLEYRIRMTAFAVPDEVYAQDGIMGLADLIEKLEVEGDQYTDPENGLRKYVDYHLLSQVRSFADLGDFPEGEISMNINTLATNELINIADRSGSLVMNYDTAANRGVSFIEENINCKNGVMHEVDHWMPLFTPERVTVIWDLTDYADLQALCDQYQNSSLNSTYTRTFTQEELSCYTWKSTPEYRPNAVAYRNNRGADGIWYADAVNHDHIRLDLGQSGWIEMETPVLIKGSYEITMTYLSYTESENTGYLQCSMDGKRLGSQWPVSNRRYDRALERRMTSSFTFDETGSHTLRIVAIDGELLTLDHIRFKPVD, encoded by the coding sequence ATGAACATTAAAAATAACGCTATCATATACCTTGTGGGGCTGGTCATGGCACTGGTCTCCTGTTCGGATCCTTATGAGGATACCACGTTTACTGCTTACGAAGAGCTGCCCATATCCTTGCTGCTGGAATCACAGCCGGAGAAATTCTCCATGTGGGTAGCACTGATGCGACATGCAGACATGTACAATACGCTAAATCTCAAAAGTACCTATACGGTGTTCGCACCAACCAATGATGGGGTGCAGGAATATTTGGATGCCAATGGATGGGCTGATGTGACGGACATACCCAAAGAGGATGCTACCTATTTGGTAAAGTACCATACCATCAATCAGGTGAAAATCGGCCAAAGCCAATTTGAAAACGGTGTCATCAATGACCGTAATGCTACTGATGACAACCTTTCGATCGAATTTCGCGAAGGCGGGCTAAATGCGATTTACCTGAACGGAGCATCACGGATCGTGGACTTGGACATCGAGGCGACCAACGGTATTATCCATGGACTGGAGGATGTGCTGGTGCCCGTGACGGCCACCATCATGGACCGATTGGGAGATGAGCGCTTTTCTATTTTCCGAGAAGCAGTGGAAGCCGTGGGAAGGACCGATATGCTCAATACCATCGTGATAGAGGAAACCGATGTGACCGGTAATCCCTTGGAATATAGGATTCGAATGACGGCTTTTGCTGTGCCTGATGAGGTGTATGCCCAAGATGGAATCATGGGACTTGCCGACCTAATTGAGAAATTGGAGGTCGAAGGAGACCAGTACACCGATCCGGAAAATGGGCTGCGGAAGTACGTGGATTACCACTTGCTGTCGCAGGTAAGGTCTTTTGCGGATTTAGGTGATTTTCCGGAAGGAGAAATTTCCATGAACATCAACACGCTGGCTACCAATGAACTGATCAATATCGCCGACCGCTCAGGAAGTCTGGTCATGAACTATGATACTGCTGCCAACAGAGGCGTGTCCTTTATAGAGGAAAATATCAATTGCAAAAACGGTGTCATGCATGAAGTGGACCATTGGATGCCGCTTTTTACGCCAGAGCGGGTGACGGTGATATGGGACTTGACGGACTATGCTGACCTGCAAGCCCTCTGCGACCAATACCAAAACAGCAGTCTAAATTCGACTTACACGCGGACATTTACCCAAGAGGAGTTGAGTTGCTATACTTGGAAATCCACTCCGGAGTATCGACCAAATGCAGTCGCCTACCGCAATAATCGTGGAGCAGACGGAATCTGGTATGCAGATGCGGTCAACCACGACCACATAAGACTGGATTTGGGTCAATCCGGATGGATCGAAATGGAAACGCCCGTACTGATCAAAGGAAGTTATGAAATCACCATGACCTACCTCAGTTATACCGAGTCTGAAAATACAGGTTACCTGCAATGCTCCATGGATGGCAAGCGACTGGGCAGCCAGTGGCCTGTATCCAATAGGCGCTATGACAGGGCATTGGAGAGGAGGATGACCAGCTCGTTCACCTTTGATGAAACCGGCAGTCACACCTTGAGGATTGTGGCCATTGACGGTGAGTTACTTACACTTGATCACATCAGATTTAAACCTGTTGACTAA
- a CDS encoding SusC/RagA family TonB-linked outer membrane protein has translation MKLRYIISCLLMLLIVLPSVAQEQQQQQTVLTGKITDIGGEPLIGASIFIENEQQRNLNGTISDENGNYRLAVPQGNGLKVVFSYIGFKTKKVTIGNQTTINTKLEEDAFEYGSAEVVAERVQTNSLGISQREQVSSSQRFDVEQLEEVPMTSIESGLQGRMANVDIISGADPGSRSTIRIRGTSSLNANSEPLIVVDGIPYPTNFGDDFNFATANDQDFGALVNISPNDIESIEVLKDAAATAIWGSQGANGVLVFKTKKGKKGKTRFSFSTKSEIKKEPNTIPLLNGSQYVSLMQDGIWNSINDIGYQSGSAYTNLLFQSSEINFDPEWVYFDEYNQNTNWVNEVTQLGYFLDNNFSLSGGGDKAIYRVSVGYLRDMGTTIGTSLDRFNSMASVTYNFSSKLSVSADMSYSQSIKDANWTENKFPSARAMAMRKMPNMSPYVLDDVGRRTSEYFTPLENFQGSFANNKMYNPVALVHESSNQTIADNARVIFRLRYQFNPDLQYQGTVGFDTRTNKNTSFLPQSVTGVLWTDPYFNRSADMLSDQLYINTENKLIYNKAINDKNHIILSGLVQTNEARSFGYVSQTSGNASESLNDPTDGGAVSKMESDNSMTRRMATIANAHYTFNGKYIISGGYRWEANSSLGANNRWAGFPSIGLAWHFGDEPFMKDIAGIELGKLRASWGKSGNPPGGAFPYIGTFSPITPGYIDMVAISPASMQLENLRWETITQSNIGIDFSLLEGRLFVTAEVYDRRTTDLLQKDYSLPSSTGFSEVRYYNSGEVYNRGWEMIFNYDAIKREDLGISFNFNIARNRNKVEQLPDNMLFENYDFDNGEYAHKIVEGNPIGSFYGYRYEGVYQDGEETYARDNEGNQMYDIDGELVYMQNGNRRVYPGDAKYEDVNGDGVIDQYDIVYLGNAMPLFTAGGGFNIRWKNFMLTTFLHGRFGQKIVNQTRINTENMYGTYNQSTAVLQRWRHQGDETEIPRALYNEGYNYLGSDRFVEDGSFVRLKTVSLRYSLPKAWLSKNNIERLDVFFTAQDLYTWTKYSGQDPEVNLSSNIYMLSVDGASTPRPKRFALGINMNF, from the coding sequence ATGAAACTAAGATATATCATTAGCTGTCTGCTAATGCTGCTCATCGTATTGCCTTCTGTGGCACAGGAACAGCAGCAACAACAGACCGTTTTGACAGGAAAAATAACCGACATCGGTGGGGAGCCACTCATAGGAGCGAGTATCTTCATCGAAAATGAACAGCAACGTAATTTAAACGGTACCATTTCGGACGAAAATGGTAATTATCGCTTGGCAGTACCACAGGGTAATGGCCTGAAAGTGGTTTTCTCCTATATCGGTTTTAAAACCAAAAAGGTGACCATCGGTAACCAAACCACCATCAACACCAAACTGGAAGAAGATGCCTTCGAATACGGCTCTGCTGAGGTCGTGGCCGAGCGTGTCCAGACCAACTCGCTGGGCATCAGTCAGCGTGAGCAAGTGTCTTCCAGCCAGCGTTTTGATGTGGAGCAATTGGAGGAAGTGCCCATGACCTCTATCGAATCAGGGCTGCAAGGAAGAATGGCCAATGTGGACATTATTTCAGGTGCTGACCCCGGGTCAAGAAGTACCATCCGTATCCGGGGAACCTCTTCCCTGAATGCCAATTCTGAACCGCTGATCGTGGTGGACGGGATTCCTTACCCGACCAATTTTGGCGATGACTTTAACTTCGCCACGGCCAATGACCAGGACTTTGGGGCCTTGGTCAATATTTCTCCCAATGACATAGAATCCATTGAGGTGCTTAAGGATGCGGCCGCTACGGCTATTTGGGGTTCTCAGGGCGCCAATGGGGTGTTGGTGTTCAAGACCAAAAAAGGAAAAAAAGGAAAGACGCGGTTTTCTTTCTCTACCAAATCGGAAATCAAGAAGGAACCCAATACCATTCCGCTGCTGAATGGATCACAGTATGTCAGCTTGATGCAAGATGGGATTTGGAATTCCATCAATGATATCGGCTATCAATCTGGTTCTGCCTATACGAACCTGTTGTTTCAGTCGTCGGAAATCAATTTTGACCCAGAGTGGGTTTACTTTGATGAATACAACCAAAATACCAATTGGGTCAATGAAGTAACCCAGCTGGGCTATTTCTTGGACAATAACTTTTCCCTTAGCGGTGGCGGTGACAAGGCTATCTACCGTGTGTCCGTCGGCTACCTGCGGGATATGGGAACGACCATCGGTACTTCACTGGACCGGTTCAATTCCATGGCGAGTGTGACCTATAATTTCTCCAGCAAACTGAGCGTGAGTGCGGACATGAGCTATTCCCAAAGTATCAAGGATGCCAACTGGACGGAAAATAAGTTCCCGTCTGCCCGTGCCATGGCCATGCGTAAAATGCCCAATATGAGCCCTTATGTCTTGGACGACGTGGGAAGGCGGACTTCGGAATATTTCACGCCATTGGAAAACTTCCAAGGGAGCTTTGCGAATAACAAAATGTACAATCCAGTGGCCTTGGTGCATGAATCGAGCAATCAAACCATCGCAGACAATGCCCGGGTGATCTTCCGATTGCGCTACCAGTTTAACCCAGACTTGCAGTACCAAGGGACGGTAGGTTTTGATACCAGAACCAATAAAAACACCAGTTTCCTGCCGCAGTCTGTCACGGGCGTACTTTGGACGGATCCTTATTTCAATAGAAGTGCGGATATGCTTTCGGATCAGCTGTATATCAATACCGAAAACAAGCTGATCTATAACAAAGCCATCAACGATAAAAACCACATCATTTTGAGTGGCTTGGTGCAGACCAACGAGGCCCGGAGTTTTGGCTATGTCAGCCAGACCAGCGGTAACGCCTCCGAATCCTTGAATGACCCGACAGATGGTGGTGCCGTTTCCAAGATGGAATCTGATAATTCGATGACCAGAAGAATGGCGACCATTGCCAATGCGCACTATACCTTTAATGGCAAATACATCATTTCGGGTGGCTACCGCTGGGAAGCCAATTCCAGCTTGGGGGCCAATAACCGTTGGGCAGGATTTCCTTCGATCGGTTTGGCCTGGCATTTTGGCGACGAGCCATTTATGAAGGATATAGCAGGTATAGAGCTTGGGAAACTAAGAGCCAGTTGGGGCAAAAGCGGTAACCCTCCGGGAGGGGCTTTCCCTTACATCGGTACCTTTAGCCCGATTACTCCGGGCTATATCGACATGGTGGCCATTTCGCCTGCCAGCATGCAGCTGGAGAACCTGCGCTGGGAGACCATCACGCAATCTAATATAGGTATTGACTTTTCTCTGCTTGAAGGAAGGCTTTTTGTCACTGCTGAAGTATATGACAGACGGACGACAGACCTCCTGCAGAAAGACTACAGTTTGCCTTCTTCCACTGGTTTCTCAGAAGTGAGGTACTATAATTCCGGAGAAGTGTACAACAGGGGCTGGGAAATGATCTTTAACTATGACGCGATCAAGCGAGAGGATTTAGGGATCTCCTTTAACTTCAATATTGCCCGTAACCGCAACAAGGTGGAGCAGCTTCCCGACAATATGCTTTTTGAAAACTATGATTTCGATAATGGCGAGTACGCCCATAAGATCGTGGAAGGCAATCCTATCGGCTCATTTTATGGATATCGCTATGAAGGCGTCTACCAAGATGGTGAGGAGACCTATGCCCGAGATAATGAAGGCAACCAGATGTATGATATCGATGGCGAATTGGTGTACATGCAAAACGGAAACCGACGCGTGTATCCTGGTGATGCCAAATATGAAGATGTGAATGGAGATGGGGTCATCGACCAGTATGATATCGTGTACTTGGGCAACGCCATGCCGTTGTTTACCGCTGGTGGTGGCTTCAATATCCGCTGGAAGAATTTTATGCTGACGACTTTCCTGCACGGAAGGTTTGGTCAGAAGATCGTCAACCAGACACGGATCAACACTGAAAACATGTACGGTACCTACAATCAAAGTACCGCAGTACTTCAGCGCTGGAGGCACCAAGGTGATGAAACGGAGATTCCTAGGGCACTGTATAATGAAGGCTATAATTACCTAGGCTCCGACCGCTTTGTGGAAGATGGTTCATTTGTGCGGTTAAAGACCGTATCGCTACGGTATTCCTTGCCAAAAGCTTGGCTGTCCAAAAACAATATCGAGCGGCTGGATGTCTTTTTTACCGCACAGGACCTGTACACGTGGACCAAGTATTCCGGTCAGGATCCGGAGGTAAATCTTTCCAGCAATATTTATATGCTCAGTGTGGATGGTGCATCTACGCCACGACCTAAGCGGTTTGCACTGGGTATAAATATGAACTTTTAA
- a CDS encoding fasciclin domain-containing protein, with protein MKNFKYILGLLVLLCVACEETWDEHYGLEGTDETAQVVSELNLLDYLKANPDYAKFVEALEEQGIAEELTRDQYLSVWAVNNEGMEALQQMDMEAEFVLRYHINNLTYDMSKLRDGLRLRSLNGKYIPVTKKVENTIQVADATITNGNQFCQNGVVHEISELMVPDESIYNYVYKLSDDFSMIRDSVFAANDTVFDAQNSIPIGVDKSGNTIYDSAFVIENPIFEEVDFRSEFSQVTMFVPSNQVVANCFDNLQGLYDQFGKPFTREDSLTAWNWIMDAVFYDEVVEDYGTEEDLISAFGARWKTSVQGVNTQYKRMSNGRIYDVNFLKIPNNVHISAIKQLFYYYEFVPDEQRDELFTFHNATEIRAQGTDNYSFPSLNVSGTYTILRLFGDNIPGQPLAVDYTPVKLDRNEDGTTSASVVEVPPGEYNLYMGVQSKNHPFLNVYIDDQLVASELNVEPSSPWNYDRSTNTVSGTKWDGLGGLVGVVNIEGDEIRTFKIRVEVALLGKSSREEMKLYHWALVPTQNNY; from the coding sequence ATGAAAAATTTTAAATACATACTTGGATTGCTTGTCTTGCTTTGTGTGGCATGTGAGGAGACATGGGACGAGCATTATGGACTGGAAGGGACAGATGAAACTGCCCAGGTGGTTTCCGAGCTCAATCTGCTGGATTACCTAAAAGCAAATCCTGACTATGCCAAATTTGTGGAGGCTTTGGAAGAGCAAGGTATCGCCGAGGAACTGACCAGAGATCAATATTTGTCCGTTTGGGCAGTGAATAACGAAGGAATGGAAGCTCTCCAGCAGATGGACATGGAAGCTGAATTTGTCCTGCGCTATCATATCAACAATTTGACCTATGATATGAGCAAACTGCGGGATGGTCTTCGACTTCGGTCACTTAACGGGAAATACATTCCAGTGACCAAAAAAGTAGAAAATACCATTCAAGTGGCGGATGCCACCATCACCAATGGAAACCAGTTTTGCCAAAACGGAGTAGTTCATGAAATCAGTGAACTGATGGTGCCGGATGAGAGCATTTATAATTATGTCTACAAGCTTTCGGACGATTTCTCCATGATCAGGGATTCTGTATTTGCCGCCAATGATACGGTATTTGATGCGCAAAACAGTATTCCGATTGGGGTGGATAAGTCAGGAAACACCATTTACGATTCGGCTTTTGTCATTGAGAATCCGATTTTCGAGGAGGTTGACTTCAGGTCAGAATTTTCTCAAGTGACCATGTTTGTGCCTAGTAACCAAGTGGTGGCCAATTGCTTCGATAACCTTCAGGGGCTTTATGACCAGTTTGGCAAGCCATTTACCAGAGAGGATTCGCTGACAGCCTGGAACTGGATCATGGATGCTGTCTTCTACGATGAGGTAGTGGAGGATTATGGCACAGAAGAGGATTTGATATCGGCATTTGGTGCTCGATGGAAGACTTCTGTACAAGGCGTGAACACCCAATACAAGCGGATGAGCAATGGCCGAATCTATGATGTCAACTTCCTAAAAATCCCCAATAACGTCCATATATCGGCGATCAAGCAGTTGTTTTACTATTATGAATTTGTACCTGATGAGCAGCGAGATGAACTCTTCACCTTCCACAATGCCACAGAGATCAGGGCACAAGGAACGGATAATTATTCATTCCCTAGTCTCAATGTTTCCGGTACCTACACCATTCTAAGGTTGTTTGGTGACAATATTCCCGGTCAACCTTTGGCAGTGGACTATACGCCAGTGAAGCTGGATAGAAATGAGGACGGTACCACGTCTGCTTCTGTAGTGGAGGTTCCGCCAGGTGAATATAACCTCTACATGGGCGTCCAGTCCAAAAACCATCCGTTCTTGAACGTTTACATTGATGACCAATTGGTCGCTTCTGAGCTAAATGTGGAGCCTTCTTCACCATGGAACTATGACCGTAGCACCAATACCGTTTCCGGTACCAAATGGGATGGCCTCGGCGGCTTGGTCGGCGTGGTGAACATCGAAGGTGATGAAATACGCACATTCAAGATCAGGGTAGAGGTGGCTTTGCTGGGAAAATCCTCCAGAGAAGAAATGAAGCTCTACCACTGGGCACTTGTACCCACCCAAAATAACTATTGA
- a CDS encoding fasciclin domain-containing protein, with protein sequence MIKRITYFFSACFLLFGCREVGWEEHYERPEWLKGNAWELLESRGDFTIFLEAVEKAGFKSLVEGKGIITVLAPPDDAFEKYFTEEGIGSVDQLSEAEAKKLVGYHLVYYSFSRERFANYRPEGQAVEKPAMAGLYYKHRTKSRDTISVEMDKVSGKERTIFHKERFVPVFSYNLFTSKNIDAASNYEYFYPESTWTGSGGFNVSNATVSEYALPTDNGYVYIMDRVVKPLETVYNELEQEINYSDFIKIYDRFTSFWYDDATSKAYADAGDSLYVKMHNGLPEIASEWSYNGGAGLVDYANLAALSANAYNVFAPNNAALQAFFSEYWSAHYASLEEVPFVPIRLLLSNHVYTGSIVFPSEIERGDIQSVFGNTIQFDPAQDVEAKGIGVNGVYYGLNEVIVPELFRGVIGPLLQQPEYSIFLQMLYDSGSLQAFLGDALRFTVFIPTNETILSTIYGGSEIFWNEGNPLQFGDEAIEVENADGILVPMSTGAMRAFVQNHIVTEEITEISGTNVYRTRNPFSYLYITDQGVASSNNYNLGEFAPATTVSGEWNNGKAYEVERSLIREEGSFKYIIASASSGTSTIQEFSEFSKLLSQAGLVEPNNEFEFLFGDNYMLFAPTNEAILEAKEQGLIPEGEDELEDFLRYYFVPASINSYSDYAFPGMGVEGALTTAQENGDAFSQLTLMDNGTGLQLRSASGETASVVSTFPRTYVDGAVYQIDKVLNSGQ encoded by the coding sequence ATGATCAAAAGGATTACTTACTTTTTTTCAGCTTGCTTTCTGCTATTTGGATGTAGAGAAGTAGGCTGGGAAGAACATTATGAACGCCCCGAGTGGCTCAAAGGCAATGCCTGGGAATTGCTGGAAAGCAGGGGGGATTTTACCATCTTTCTGGAGGCCGTAGAAAAAGCCGGCTTCAAAAGTTTAGTGGAGGGAAAAGGGATCATTACGGTGTTGGCACCGCCTGATGATGCTTTTGAGAAGTACTTCACTGAAGAGGGCATAGGGTCTGTCGATCAACTCTCAGAAGCTGAAGCAAAGAAGTTGGTGGGCTACCATTTGGTCTATTACTCATTCTCCAGAGAACGATTTGCCAATTACCGTCCGGAAGGACAAGCTGTAGAAAAGCCCGCCATGGCCGGTTTGTATTACAAGCACCGCACCAAAAGCCGGGATACCATTTCAGTAGAAATGGATAAGGTGTCGGGAAAAGAACGCACTATTTTTCACAAAGAACGTTTTGTTCCTGTTTTCTCTTACAACCTATTCACTTCCAAAAACATCGATGCTGCGTCCAACTACGAGTATTTCTATCCAGAAAGCACGTGGACTGGCTCCGGTGGCTTTAATGTTTCCAATGCCACGGTCAGTGAATATGCACTGCCTACCGATAATGGTTACGTGTATATCATGGACAGGGTGGTAAAGCCCTTGGAAACTGTATATAATGAATTGGAACAAGAAATCAATTACAGTGATTTTATTAAAATCTATGATCGGTTTACCAGTTTTTGGTATGATGATGCCACTTCCAAGGCCTATGCGGATGCTGGAGATTCACTTTATGTGAAAATGCACAATGGTTTGCCGGAAATTGCTTCCGAATGGTCTTATAATGGCGGGGCTGGATTGGTGGATTATGCAAACCTGGCAGCCCTTTCGGCCAATGCCTATAATGTTTTTGCTCCCAACAATGCAGCGTTACAGGCGTTCTTTAGCGAATACTGGTCAGCGCATTATGCTTCGCTTGAGGAAGTGCCTTTTGTACCGATCAGGTTATTGCTGAGCAACCACGTCTATACTGGAAGTATTGTCTTTCCATCTGAAATCGAGCGCGGTGATATCCAAAGTGTCTTTGGCAATACCATTCAATTTGATCCGGCACAGGACGTGGAAGCCAAAGGCATCGGCGTGAATGGGGTGTACTATGGATTGAACGAAGTGATCGTGCCAGAGCTATTCCGCGGAGTGATCGGTCCACTGCTGCAGCAACCTGAATACAGCATTTTCTTACAGATGCTTTATGACTCGGGCAGCCTACAGGCTTTCCTCGGTGATGCGCTCAGGTTTACGGTTTTCATTCCTACCAATGAGACCATTCTCAGCACCATTTACGGTGGAAGTGAAATCTTCTGGAATGAAGGCAATCCCCTGCAGTTTGGAGATGAAGCCATAGAGGTCGAAAATGCCGATGGCATCCTTGTGCCCATGAGTACCGGCGCCATGAGGGCTTTTGTGCAGAACCATATTGTGACTGAAGAGATCACGGAAATTTCCGGAACCAACGTGTACCGTACCCGCAACCCATTCAGTTACCTGTATATCACAGACCAAGGGGTGGCTTCATCCAATAATTATAACCTCGGGGAATTTGCCCCTGCGACTACCGTCTCCGGCGAATGGAACAACGGAAAGGCCTATGAGGTAGAGCGCTCGCTCATCCGTGAAGAAGGCAGCTTCAAGTACATCATTGCATCGGCCAGTTCTGGAACCAGTACCATTCAGGAATTTTCGGAATTCTCCAAACTGCTGTCCCAAGCTGGTTTGGTGGAGCCCAATAATGAATTTGAATTCCTATTTGGCGACAACTACATGCTCTTCGCACCGACCAATGAAGCCATTTTGGAGGCTAAAGAGCAAGGACTGATCCCAGAAGGTGAAGATGAGTTGGAGGATTTTCTGCGGTATTATTTTGTACCGGCCAGTATCAATAGCTACAGTGACTATGCCTTCCCAGGAATGGGAGTGGAAGGTGCGCTGACAACAGCCCAAGAAAACGGGGACGCCTTCAGCCAACTGACACTTATGGACAATGGTACAGGCCTTCAGCTAAGGTCTGCTTCTGGAGAGACGGCCAGCGTGGTCAGTACATTTCCAAGAACTTATGTGGATGGCGCTGTCTATCAGATCGATAAAGTGCTCAATTCAGGACAATAA